DNA sequence from the Alkaliphilus metalliredigens QYMF genome:
TTTTCTATATTATGAAGATTTCCTCCGTATAAACATACTAAAACTTGTTTAATTACTTTTTCAGTGTAGTTTCGCAAACTTTTTTGCAAAAATTCGCAAGATAACTTTCAAAAAAAACTGTGGATATATGGGTTATTTTATTAACCTATCCACAGTTCTATTTTATATGTTTTTATGTAATTTTTCTAGTCTATTGGATCATGTGCTTTCTGTATTCGTGCTCTACGTTTGTGTTCGATATCTGAGCATATATTTGAGTTATCGAAGCATCTTCGTGTCCGAGGATTGCCTGTACGGTTCCTAAGTCAGCCCCGCTATTAAGTAAATGAGTGGCCATAGTGTGCCTAATCAAATGAGGATAGATACTTTTCTTGATTCCCGATGTTTTTTCTATCTTGTCAAATTCCCGTTCTATGCTCCTTCGTCCTAGTTTTTTTACTGGATTTCTTTCAGTTACAAACAGAGCTTCTTCCTCATCTAATCTTGCCATGAGATACTTCTGGATATGTACTTTTGCCTTAGCATTGATATAAACCGTTCTTTCTTTGTTTCCCTTACCGATAACCTTTAACTGTAATCTTTGCCAGTCTATATCGTACTTTTTAACATTTTCTACTTCCTCCAGTCTGCACCCAGTACTATAAAAAAAATTCTAACAAAGCCTTTTGTCTATAAGTCTTGCAACCGTCTCTTAGTATTTCCATTTCTTCATTTGTGAGTGCCTTCCTGATTCTTTTTTCTGGCTTAAGGGATTTGATTTTTCTAAGTGGACTTTTATTTATGTATTCTTCATCTTCAAGCCATCTAAAAAATCCTCTTAAGATATCTGTTTCGGTCCCTATCGTGCCATTTTTTACACCTGTTTTAGCGTAGCTTGCTAAATACATCCTGATGTCCATTGTCGTGACATCCTCAACGTTTTTGCGCATATAATAGGCAAACC
Encoded proteins:
- a CDS encoding tyrosine-type recombinase/integrase, whose protein sequence is MRKEEAVVRIVGRLDLEFNGMLDQQKARQIIQEVLYDYDVNPAQRSLVVQDDMNDKILLYLASKKIDGLAMRTLEGYSRNLNRFAYYMRKNVEDVTTMDIRMYLASYAKTGVKNGTIGTETDILRGFFRWLEDEEYINKSPLRKIKSLKPEKRIRKALTNEEMEILRDGCKTYRQKALLEFFL
- a CDS encoding tyrosine-type recombinase/integrase, translated to MEEVENVKKYDIDWQRLQLKVIGKGNKERTVYINAKAKVHIQKYLMARLDEEEALFVTERNPVKKLGRRSIEREFDKIEKTSGIKKSIYPHLIRHTMATHLLNSGADLGTVQAILGHEDASITQIYAQISNTNVEHEYRKHMIQ